The DNA window AGCTGCAGCCCTCGTGTGGAGATGCCGGCCGCCTGGGCGACGTCGTCGACGGTGATCGCCGCATCCGCGTTGTCGGTGATGAAGGCGACCGCCCGGCGGACGGCGACGGGCGCGGCACGGGTCTGCGCGACGTGGTCGCCGGCGTGCAGGATCGAGGTAGAGAAGGCCATCAGCGTCGAGACGAGCGCGGTGCGATGCAGCTCCGCCTCCACGAGCGAGGTCTCCGCCTCCGCGGCGGCCGCCGTCGCCAGGCTCGAGCGCACGTACCGGTAGGTGTTCTCCCACTGCGCCGCCCAGGCTCCACTGCGCACCTCCGGATCGTCGACGCGGAGCACGAGCCGGTCGTCACCGGTCAGGGTGCGGGCCGTGGTGGCCGCAGCATCCCGATCGAAGACGAAGGCACGCACCTGAGCGGTGCCGCTCCAGGTCGCCGCGATCGGACGATCGGCGAAGAGCCACGGCTGCGAGGCGTCGAGGTTCCTGCGGGTCGACCAGACGCGTCCGTCGGGGGTGTCGACACGGCAGGCCAGGAGCTTGTCTGACGGCACGACTTCGGAGTGCACGGTCGCCGTGAGCTCGTAGCCGACGAGCGAGAAGCCGGGCATCGACGCCGACGCCCAGGAGAACGAGAACGTGCGCGGATCCACTCGCTGCAGGCGCGCCGAAGGGACGAACTTCCGCCAGGTCTCCTCCACCGCCTTCGCACCTGTGGCGTAGAGGCGCAGGACCTCAGCCACGACGCAAGAGCGTTCGCATCCAGTCGGCGAGGCGGGCGGTGTGACGGTCAGTGAACTCGTTGGAGAGCCGGAACGCTTCAGCGGTCACGTCGCCGCCGTTCTTGATGGCCTCCAACGCTCGCAGCGCGCGCTCCTCCTGCGTCTCCACCCGGAAGTGGTCGAGCGGATCAGCGGACTGCGGCACCCCTCCAATATAAATCCCGGTTCTCGCCGATGCGTCATCGGGCGACGCAGGAGAGCGGATGCTGCGCCATCCCCTGCCGGGGACGTATCACCGGCCGCGGCCTGTCCTCCTCGCTGACGACCGATACCCCGCTCCCAGGCTGAAGGAATGTCATGTCCGACCTCGTCTACACCTCGCCCTTGATCCGTGACCTGATCGTCGTCGATGCGGAGGTGGAGCGGATCTGCACGACCTACCGGGGCACCGGGCCGGTCTTCCTCCTCGCGCGCGAGGTGCGGCTCGCGCAGAACCTGCGGATCACGACGTGCCCGCTCGTCATCGTCGCCGACGTGTTCGACGGCGCGGGCTTCACGATCGACGCCTCCGGCGTTGCGGCTCCGAGTTCCGGGCGCAACGGCGACGACGGGGTGCCGCTCCCCATGTCGCAGATGTACTCGCCGGACGGCCGCCCGATCGCCGGCGGATCGTCCGGCCAGGGCGGTGGTGCCGGGCTCGACGGCGGCAACGGACAGAGCGTCACGATCTACGCGCGTCACACGGTGAATGTCAGCGTCACGACCGCCGGCGGTGCAGCGTCCAACGGCGGCAGTGGCGGCAACGGCACCGCCGGTGCGAGCGGAGCGATGATCGCCGAGCACACCGAGCAGCGCGACCTCACGCCCGGGGATCCGTACGACTTCGAGTTCGAAGACGTGGTGATCCCCGAGCAGATCATTCCGGGAACACCCGGCGGAAACGGCGGCTGGGGCGGGAACGGCGGATCCGGCGGCAGCGGCGGCAGCGTCATGCTGACGTCGTTGTCGGACGGCACCGAGCCGGTGCTCGCGGTCGCCGGCGGCGCGGCTGGCGGCGGGGGCTACGGAGGGTCGGCCGGCCCGGACGGAGCGGTCTGCGACGCCGCGGCATCCCCCGGCGAGAACGGCGCCCCCGGTGCCTGGGGCGCCGACGGGGCCGTGGTGCGCACGACGGTGTCGGAGGAGGACTTCGTCGCGGGACTCCGCCCGCTGCTCGACTCGACCGGCCCGTCGTGGGCCAACTACTGGGCGCCGTTCCGCATCGCCATGGGCGACTGGCACTACCACCGCTTCACCCCGAGCGCCGCCGAGCCCGGAGACGCCGGAGAGCTCGCGGCGCTCGAGCTGCAGCGCGGCCTCGAGCTGCAGCCCGACAACGGCGTCGCCCTGCAGCTGCGCGAGCAGATGGTCGGCGTCCCCCGCGACGGCGGCGACGGTGCGCGCGCGTGGGTCGGTGGCGCGGCGAACGCGGTCGGACTGTCGCCGCAGCTCGACATCCTGCCCGACTTCCCGACCTACATCGATGCCTTCCAGGGGTTCGTGCCCCTGGCATCCGCGTTCCTCTTCTCCGGCATCGACGACGTGCTGCAGGCGGGCACAAAGGAGGCGCTGGCCGGGATGGTGCGCGAGCAGCAGAAGGCTGTCGACCTCGCGCGCGACCGGTTCGAGAAGGACGTGAGCATCGGGACGTCGGAGAGGGACATCGCCGCCAAGGAGGCGGAGTTCATCCAGCAGCAGCTCGACCAGGCGACCACCGACATCACGGACGCTATGGCGAAGATGAAGGACACCCCGTTCCGCTTCGGCGACATCATCGGCACCGTCGCAGCCGTCGCGGGAGCCGTCGCCGGTGTCATCGCGGCGATCCCGACGCTCGGAGCGAGCCTCGTGGCGGCGGTGCCGGCGATGGTCAGCCTTGTCAGCACCGTGACGGCGCAGGCCGAGCCGATCGCCAAGGCGCTGCTGGCGGGCACTCCGGCCGACACGAAGCAGGTCGAGGAGGCCTACAAGAAGGTGGGCAAGAGCGTCGACGCGGTGATCGGGGCGGGCAAGACGATCGTGAACTTCGTCACCCTCGTGCAGAACCTGACGACCGCGCCTGGCGCCGACAACGCCGAGCAGATCGCGCTCGTGCGCCGGGGCGCGGAGCTCGCCCACCAGCTGCTGATCGCGCAGAACCGGGTGGCGCTCGCCGACCAGCGGATCGCAGCGGCGCAGTCGCAGGCGGCTCGCGCCGCGGAGCTGGTGCAGCAGGCGGGCGCCCTCGCCGACGGCGTGCAGCTCGATGCCGCGGGGGTGCGCCAGGTCGGACTGCTCGCGATCCGCATCGCCGGCGCGAACGCGGAGGCCCTGAACAGCATGGCGTTCCGCGCGGCGCGCGCAGTGGAGATCCTCACGCTCGAGCCGCAGGCCGAGAACATCGCACTCGACGCCGGCATGCTCAGCCCCGAGGTCTGGCAGCGCTACTCCGAGGACGCGATCACCCCCACCGAGCTGGCCGGCCTGCTGACGGCGTCCTGGGGTCGCATGCTCCAGCCGATCGGCATGCAGCAGGACTACCTCGCCTACTTCCAGCAGCGCCACGATCAGGACGTGCTGACCCGGATCTACCGGCCCGCCGACCCCGAGTTCCGGTCGCTGCTGTCGACGGGGCGCTTCACCTTCGAGGTGGATGCTGCAGCCCTCCCCTCCGGGCGCGCGGACGCCAAGACGCGCAGCGTGCGCCTGGCGCTCGTCGGCGCCGATCACCCGAGCGGCGGGATCTCGTGCGAGGTGCGGCACGGCGGAGCGTATTCACAGCGGCGGCAGAGCGGTGAGATCGACGTGCAGCTGCTCGAGCCGCAGATCAGCACGCGGCGCGCGCAGTTCACCCGGCTCACCGCCGAGAACG is part of the Microbacterium lemovicicum genome and encodes:
- a CDS encoding helix-turn-helix transcriptional regulator, whose translation is MAEVLRLYATGAKAVEETWRKFVPSARLQRVDPRTFSFSWASASMPGFSLVGYELTATVHSEVVPSDKLLACRVDTPDGRVWSTRRNLDASQPWLFADRPIAATWSGTAQVRAFVFDRDAAATTARTLTGDDRLVLRVDDPEVRSGAWAAQWENTYRYVRSSLATAAAAEAETSLVEAELHRTALVSTLMAFSTSILHAGDHVAQTRAAPVAVRRAVAFITDNADAAITVDDVAQAAGISTRGLQLAFRRALGMTPTAYLRKVRLSGAHDELAARPGVPVRDVALRWGFADASRFAKYYRDEYGRNPQVTARGV